DNA sequence from the Prolixibacter sp. SD074 genome:
AAATCCTACCGCGATTTGTATTCGGTTTCCACCGATGGGGGAACCCCGGTACAACTGACCGACACACCGGAAAAAGAGTTCAATCCCCAATGGCGTCCTGACGGCAAGAAGATTGGTTACCTCTCTTCCAAATCCGGAAGCGTGCAATTATGGGAAATGAATCCCGACGGTTCCGGTCAGCACCAGGTTTCGCATATTGATGGGGGTATTATCGGGTTCAAATATGCGCCTGCCCAGGACCGGATTCTCTACATCAAAGCAGTGAAGCTTGACAAGAGTGTGCATGATCTTTTTCCTGACCTTCCGAAAGCAAACGCCCGTCTCGAAACTGACCTGATGTATGTGCATTGGGACCAGTGGCATGATTACACCTACCAGCATGTTTTCGTGACTGACTACAACGAGAATAATGTGGTAGCCGGAACCGATATCATGAAAGGCGGGCGCTTCGATACGCCGATGAAACCGTTTGGCGGCATCGAGCAGGTTAATTTCTCGCCTGACGGGGAAAAGATTGCCTATACCTGCAAAAAGAAAGTGGGCCGCGCTTACGCGCTTTCCACCAATTCCGATATCTATCTGTATGATATCGCTAACGGTGAAACCATCAACTATACCAAAGGGATGATGGGCTACGACATCAACCCGGTTTTCTCGCCTGACGGCAAAAAGCTGGCGTGGGAAAGCATGGAGCGTGACGGTTACGAATCGGATAAAAACCGCCTCTTCATTGCTGATTTGGCGACCGGCGACAAGAAGGATTATTCGAAGGATTTTGACCAAAATGTCCACGGCCTGGTTTGGTCTGCCGATAGCAAAACGATTTATTTCATTTCCGATATCCACGCTACCGACGAAATGTACTCGCTGGATGTAGCTGCTGACAGTATTCACCGGATTACAGACGGGGTGCACAACTACCAGGGTGTGATGACCGCCGGCAATAAGCTCATCGGACAGCGTGTTTCCATGTCGCATCCGGCTGATCTGTACAGTGTGAACCCGGCTGATGGAAAAGCGATGCAGATTACTGCTATCAACAAAAAATACCTCGACCAGCTTACTTTCGGTAAGGTGGAAAAACGTTGGGTGAAAACGGTCGATAACAAAAAGGAACTGGTGTGGGTGATTTATCCGCCGCATTTCGATCCGAACAAGAAATATCCGACGTTGCTGTATTGCGAAGGTGGACCGCAGAGTACGGTTAGCCAGTTCTGGTCGTACCGCTGGAACTTCCAGATGATGGCTGCCAACGATTACATCATCGTTGCCCCGAACCGCCGCGGACTGCCCGGTTTCGGTACCAGGTGGAACGAGGAAATTTCGGGCGATTACGGCGGCCTGGCGATGGACGATTACATGTCGGCTATTAAAGCCGTGGCGAAAGAGCCTTACGTAGATAATAACCGACTGGGAGCAGTAGGCGCCAGTTTTGGCGGTTACTCGGTTTACTACCTGGCCGGACATAACAATGGCTATTTCAAAGCCTTCATCGCCCACGATGGTATCTTCAACTTCGAAGCAATGTACACTACCACCGAGGAGATATGGTTTGTAAACTGGGATTTGGGCGGTTCGTACTGGGACTTCAAAAACCCGGTAGCGATGAAGTCATACGCCAGGTTCTCGCCGCATAAATACGTCCAGAACTGGGATGCCCCGATTCTGGTCATTCACGGTGGAAAAGACTATCGTATTCCTTACACGCAGGGCGAAGCAGCCTTTAACGCAGCACGCTTGCGCGGAATTCCGGCAGAGTTCCTGTACTTCCCCGAAGAAAGTCACTGGGTATTGCAGGCACAGGATGGTATCCTGTGGCAACGGGTCTTCTTCAACTGGCTCGATAAATACCTGAAATAAGGATTTTTTCCTGGCACGATATGAAAGGCTGCCCCGGTTGAGGTGGCCTTTTTTGTTCGTATGTCACCTGGTTGCTCCTTCTTTCATCAGCCTCTAAAAGTCTCCTTTAGGGTTTCGGCCTCCGGGAAGTTGTCGACAGAAATCGGCAGCTCAACCGGCCCTCAGGAATGTTGCCGACAGAAATCGGCGGCTCAACCTACCCCAGGATAGCACGAAAACTTTTGTCGGCGGCTTTCCCTACCCCAGGATAGCACGAAAACTTTTGTCGGCGGCTTTCCCTACCCCAGGGTAGCACGAAAACTTTTGTCGGCAGCATTCCCTACCCCAGGGTAGCACGAAAACTTTTGTCGGCGTTGAGAAAAAGGCTGAAAGCCTGAAAGCCCACAGCCCGGGGGAAGGAATCCGCGGCGCATGTCGGGATGACGCCACCCCGGGTTAGGTTCATGGACAGAGAAAGGGACCCGATATTTTATTGACAAATAATTGCGAAAAAAAGAAGAATTGTCAATATAAATGTATTGAGGAAACCTAATTGTCTCAATACGATTGTTGACAGAGGGTGGTTAAAAATAAGTTTGGATTCATTAATTTTCTCCTCATTGTAACAGAACAACAAAGCTGCCCCA
Encoded proteins:
- a CDS encoding S9 family peptidase → MKKLALFTLPLLMVSLMACTTATKAPKVEKKNFVPEVPKLTSDIMTPEVLWSFGRMSGAEVSPDGKSVVYAVTYFNIPENKSYRDLYSVSTDGGTPVQLTDTPEKEFNPQWRPDGKKIGYLSSKSGSVQLWEMNPDGSGQHQVSHIDGGIIGFKYAPAQDRILYIKAVKLDKSVHDLFPDLPKANARLETDLMYVHWDQWHDYTYQHVFVTDYNENNVVAGTDIMKGGRFDTPMKPFGGIEQVNFSPDGEKIAYTCKKKVGRAYALSTNSDIYLYDIANGETINYTKGMMGYDINPVFSPDGKKLAWESMERDGYESDKNRLFIADLATGDKKDYSKDFDQNVHGLVWSADSKTIYFISDIHATDEMYSLDVAADSIHRITDGVHNYQGVMTAGNKLIGQRVSMSHPADLYSVNPADGKAMQITAINKKYLDQLTFGKVEKRWVKTVDNKKELVWVIYPPHFDPNKKYPTLLYCEGGPQSTVSQFWSYRWNFQMMAANDYIIVAPNRRGLPGFGTRWNEEISGDYGGLAMDDYMSAIKAVAKEPYVDNNRLGAVGASFGGYSVYYLAGHNNGYFKAFIAHDGIFNFEAMYTTTEEIWFVNWDLGGSYWDFKNPVAMKSYARFSPHKYVQNWDAPILVIHGGKDYRIPYTQGEAAFNAARLRGIPAEFLYFPEESHWVLQAQDGILWQRVFFNWLDKYLK